From Cydia fagiglandana chromosome 6, ilCydFagi1.1, whole genome shotgun sequence, the proteins below share one genomic window:
- the LOC134665126 gene encoding NIF3-like protein 1 isoform X2, which produces MNGSYLMLVKLGRLHIIGKQSIIHKFYSVSASIKMSMGEKTGVTLGKVVSVLEDFAPKSLAESWDNTGLLVEAYTSRNITKLLLTNDLTEDVAMEADSQGCEMIVAYHPPIFAPLKSVVQSAWKQRIVSFLLEKRISLYSPHTSWDCVQGGVNDWLASAFPVRESKPITPGVDPNFGAGRFLHLQAEIPLSDAIAKVKQLTGLPHVRLALAKGKSPSDGVRTVALCAGSGASVLKGVAADLYLTGEMLHHDVLDAAQKGISVILTNHSDSERGFLSVFSPDLQKRLDNQVQVIVSKSDKDPLVTV; this is translated from the exons ATGAACGG GTCTTATCTGATGCTTGTGAAACTAGGAAGATTGCACATAATTGGCAAACAATCTATTATTCataaattttattctgtttctgCATCCATCAAAATGTCAATGGGAGAAAAAACTGGAGTGACACTTGGCAAGGTGGTGTCAGTGCTGGAAGATTTTGCACCAAAAAGTCTTGCAGAAAGCTGGGATAATACTGGCTTGCTGGTAGAGGCATACACGTCTAG GAATATTACGAAGCTGTTACTAACCAATGACTTGACAGAGGATGTAGCTATGGAAGCCGATAGCCAGGGATGCGAAATGATTGTCGCGTACCATCCTCCCATTTTCGCTCCTCTGAAATCCGTAGTGCAAAG TGCTTGGAAGCAACGAATCGTATCTTTCCTACTCGAAAAACGCATATCGCTCTATTCTCCCCACACGAGCTGGGACTGCGTGCAAGGCGGCGTGAATGACTGGCTGGCTTCAGCCTTCCCGGTCAGGGAGTCCAAACCTATCACGCCAGGGGTTGACCCTAACTTCGGAGCGGGAAG GTTCCTACACCTCCAAGCCGAGATCCCTCTATCAGACGCGATCGCTAAAGTGAAGCAGCTGACCGGCTTGCCACACGTGCGCCTGGCGCTGGCTAAAGGCAAGTCGCCGTCGGACGGCGTCAGAACCGTCGCGCTGTGCGCCGGATCCGGCGCCTCTGTACTTAAAGGAGTAGCTGCTGATTTATATCTGACTG GTGAAATGCTTCATCACGACGTGCTCGATGCGGCCCAAAAAGGTATTTCGGTTATCTTAACCAACCATTCAGATTCCGAGAGAGGGTTCCTATCAGTGTTCTCACCGGATCTACAGAAAAGGTTAGACAACCAAGTGCAAGTGATTGTAAGCAAGTCTGACAAGGATCCCTTGGTTACTGTGTAG
- the LOC134665126 gene encoding probable cytosolic iron-sulfur protein assembly protein Ciao1 isoform X1, translating to MARMELLQTVTGHKGIVWNVSWHPLGKMFASCGEDKTIKLWNKEGQEWAIKTVLVDGHQRTIREVAWSPCGNFLASASFDATTAIWDKKSGQFECNATLEGHENEVKSVAWSQSGQLLATCGRDKSVWVWEVAGDDEYECASVLNAHNQDVKKVAWHPTLDILASASYDNTVKLYKEDPVDNDWSCVATLHSHESTVWSLAFDKTGERLATCSDDRTVKIWKEYKPDNQEGVMVADQDSVWKCICTLSGYHSRCVYDIAWCHKTGLIATACGDDIIRIFKEAEASDANAPTFDLICTKLNAHAQDVNCVAWNPTGNQELLSCSDDGEIRIWKISD from the exons ATGGCTAGGATGGAGTTGTTGCAAACTGTGACCGGTCACAAAGGGATTGTGTGGAATGTATCATGGCACCCTCTCGGTAAAATGTTTGCTTCATGTGGAGAAGACAAAACCATCAAACTTTGGAATAAAGAAGGACAGGAATGGGCCATAAAGACAGTTCTCGTGGATGGACACCAACGCACCATTAGAGAAGTAGCATGGTCGCCGTGTGGAAATTTCCTTGCTTCAGCCAGTTTTGATGCAACTACAGCCATTTGGGATAAGAAAAGTG GTCAGTTTGAATGCAATGCTACACTGGAAGGACATGAGAATGAAGTAAAAAGTGTTGCATGGTCTCAATCTGGGCAGCTGCTGGCAACTTGTGGGCGAGATAAATCTGTGTGGGTGTGGGAGGTTGCAGGAGATGACGAATACGAATGTGCATCGGTTCTCAATGCCCACAATCAAGATGTCAAGAAA GTGGCATGGCACCCAACTCTAGACATCCTGGCTTCTGCATCCTATGACAACACTGTAAAACTCTACAAGGAAGATCCTGTTGATAATGACTGGTCATGTGTAGCAACTTTGCACTCACATGAGTCTACCGTGTGGAGCTTAGCCTTTGATAAGACAGGAGAGAGACTGGCCACCTGCAGTGATGACAGAACTGTCAAAATATGGAAGGAATATAAACCTGACAATCAGGAGGGAGTGATGGTTGCGGACCAAGATTCTGTATGGAAATGTATTTGCACACTTTCGGGGTATCACTCGAGATGTGTGTATGACATAGCTTGGTGCCATAAGACTGGGCTGATAGCCACTGCTTGCGGAGATGACATAATTAGAATATTTAAGGAGGCTGAGGCCTCTGACGCTAATGCTCCgacatttgatttgatttgcaCAAAACTGAATGCTCATGCTCAAGATGTAAATTGCGTTGCATGGAATCCTACTGGGAACCAAGAACTGCTTTCTTGTAGTGACGATGGTGAAATAAGAATATGGAAGATTTCTGACTAG
- the LOC134665124 gene encoding protein split ends-like isoform X1, which yields MEVAGQWRREWAGAAEYGKVTEGGVTRQVARAMEVLHASAPGARMRVMRAAYHSTAGPGAATSYMVHSSRRVISSGTRLLSPSLTSRPFGDTPSLPSLPSLPLEISSTPLELVDTPETENYKVTEPDDTEISQPSKWKSSTGKSSIRMPSEESSSTDNASIIDLDPKPHHKSIFRKYSYDSENSDISTMKLSSRASPLLDAPVSLSTLKYKSLLNGSNDWTNRRKSYSFEETDPLNETISHCNDTLAMESSTDSGICKSTEIVNDYADYEKKDRKYYPPEDSFKDWLNKNRQTSFNKTNQYISNNRGYNVLIEEPSESSITLQSAGKVSITVPITLESEEEYQHRKAQGIEEAERRRKKVEFCKTELHFAAESGKVNIIATDEKPPPTNDFRRRKSAFVPMKKPERPTTLLLEKKTTDDTMIDLLQHNTSEVVENDENTAATKSILKNKIPKPKPYLLGENMALGLADDVPSGNKSSICSDNSDVPTAVSLINRQLQERRCSNETTSSMASETDISSPLKTFTSRPINAGLIKSVSSKSQNSSQQFSSTTEVTDTFNSVKEKLKALQMSPTPARSKTRQLRQSDLTYFGIQNDKKNTEDDKPKFIRDRIKMQNEAIDNIFQSVRLIQQVSNSVSNSVCHSEAESEDAVEYQNIPLKTNFAPIPTPRSRTKYTDRDSEKVTVLKPIVEQDSVVIKQNVQDTTRRSRSRRYEEASSPAIRSISEPPKANRLSSLEKSHRRTHNVKQNVTARIHKYETKEEKTNYSEKHPSDTAQLYLSEEEEDDDAVPTYVNINKELCNNATPITGEDKIRKPEIDRKLRQSHKTDTGHREIVQKADKHRVERRLRTRHEKAGSDIKPIENHKDQYELDRKSRATTEKTTSNHKESIRNQSNSREKIHKADKCNDSLNKRTNSSRKKKVDSKAGELPADAPQSSDPSVTSQRITTENKINKDERSTSTSRQSKSHRHADKNMTERIAETSDTPTKDSKESTKSQHVRSASRHSTSKKDTIENHKRSSANSADRHRNSLQLKSGDRNGEVHHSKDRKSRRNEYVINYDDKNGTVSSITKVPTGPGSTRKKKTSLERIKDTPKEYRTQSKPEKIHLLQFPEREIPSELSYAHKRSRTKVHIQRTCQLL from the exons GTGACAGAAGGCGGCGTGACGCGGCAGGTGGCGCGCGCGATGGAAGTGCTGCACGCGAGCGCTCCGGGCGCGCGCATGCGCGTCATGCGGGCCGCGTACCACTCCACCGCGGGGCCGGGCGCGGCCACGTCATACATGGTGCACTCTTCCCGCAGA GTAATATCTTCCGGCACCAGACTACTATCTCCTTCGTTAACCAGCAGACCGTTTGGAGATACGCCTTCCCTACCATCACTGCCGTCGCTACCGCTGGAAATATCATCAACCCCCTTGGAGTTGGTAGATACTCCAGAAACAGAGAACTACAAAGTGACAGAACCAGACGACACAGAAATTTCCCAACCTTCAAAATGGAAAAGTTCCACAGGCAAAAGCTCAATAAGAATGCCCAGCGAAGAATCTTCGTCCACAGATAACGCCAGCATCATCGATCTCGACCCTAAACCCCATCACAAAAGTATATTCAGAAAGTATTCGTATGATTCAGAAAATAGTGACATCTCGACAATGAAACTAAGCAGTCGAGCCTCCCCACTATTGGATGCTCCGGTATCACTGAGCACTCTTAAATACAAATCACTGCTGAATGGGAGTAACGATTGGACTAATAGACGCAAAAGTTACAGCTTTGAAGAAACAGATCCGCTAAATGAAACCATCTCACACTGTAACGACACACTGGCAATGGAGTCCTCCACGGACAGTGGCATCTGTAAGTCAACTGAAATAGTAAATGATTACGCAGATTATGAGAAAAAGGACAGGAAATATTATCCTCCTGAAGATTCATTCAAAGATTGGCTTAACAAAAACCGGCAAACCTCATTCAACAAAACCAATCAATACATATCTAATAATAGAGGGTACAATGTATTGATAGAAGAACCAAGTGAAAGTAGTATTACACTGCAGTCAGCAGGTAAAGTATCAATTACAGTGCCCATCACACTTGAATCTGAAGAAGAATATCAACACAGGAAAGCCCAGGGTATTGAAGAAGCCGAGAGAAGGCGCAAGAAAGTCGAATTTTGTAAAACTGAGTTACACTTTGCAGCTGAATCTGGGAAAGTTAATATTATAGCCACCGATGAAAAACCGCCACCTACAAATGATTTTAGAAGGAGGAAAAGTGCTTTCGTACCAATGAAGAAACCCGAGAGACCGACTACTCTGTTGCTCGAAAAGAAAACAACTGATGATACGATGATTGATTTGTTACAACACAACACTAGTGAGGTAGTTGAAAACGATGAGAATACAGCAGCTACAAAAAGTATTCTCAAAAACAAAATTCCTAAGCCCAAACCATATCTTCTAGGGGAGAACATGGCTCTTGGGCTCGCTGACGACGTTCCGAGTGGTAACAAGTCCAGTATATGTAGCGACAATTCAGATGTTCCGACAGCTGTTTCATTAATCAATAGGCAGTTGCAAGAAAGAAGGTGCAGCAATGAAACAACCTCCAGCATGGCTAGTGAAACTGACATAAGCAGTCCTCTAAAAACTTTCACTTCGAGGCCAATTAATGCAG GTCTTATCAAGAGTGTAAGCTCAAAAAGTCAAAATTCTAGCCAACAATTTTCGTCAACCACTGAAGTTACTGACACCTTCAATTCAGTTAAAGAAAAGTTGAAGGCGTTGCAAATGTCTCCGACACCAGCAAGATCGAAAACACGCCAACTTCGGCAATCTGATCTAACTTACTTTGGTATTCAGAATGATAAAAAGAATACAGAAGACGACAAGCCTAAGTTCATCAGAGACAGAATAAAAATGCAAAATGAAGCAATTGATAACATTTTCCAATCTGTTCGGCTTATTCAGCAAGTATCTAACAGTGTGTCCAACAGTGTGTGTCACAGTGAAGCTGAATCAGAAGACGCTGTGGAATATCAAAATATTCCTCTTAAAACAAACTTTGCTCCTATACCGACGCCACGATCGCGTACAAAATATACCGACAGAGATTCTGAAAAAGTAACAGTACTAAAGCCCATTGTAGAGCAGGATTCCGTAGTGATAAAACAGAATGTACAAGATACAACCAGACGTTCTAGGTCGAGAAGATATGAAGAGGCTTCTTCACCGGCAATTCGAAGTATTTCGGAGCCCCCTAAGGCTAATCGATTAAGCTCTTTGGAAAAATCACATCGACGAACCCACAACGTCAAACAAAATGTAACTGCAAG gaTACACAAATATGAAACAAAGGAAGAGAAAACGAATTATAGTGAAAAGCATCCTTCAGATACCGCCCAATTGTATTTAAGCGAGGAGGAGGAGGACGACGACGCGGTGCCTACGTATGTCAACATAAACAAAGAACTATGTAATAATGCAACACCAATAACTGGTGAAGATAAAATACGTAAACCAGAAATTGATCGAAAATTGCGCCAGTCACATAAAACTGACACTGGTCACAGAGAAATCGTTCAGAAAGCAGATAAGCATAGAGTAGAACGAAGATTGCGTACAAGACATGAGAAAGCTGGTAGTGATATTAAGCCCATAGAAAACCATAAAGATCAATATGAATTAGATCGGAAGTCACGTGCAACAACTGAAAAAACAACTAGTAACCATAAAGAAAGTATCCGAAATCAATCTAACTCTCGAGAAAAAATCCATAAAGCAGACAAATGTAATGATAGCTTGAATAAAAGAACAAACTCCTCGAGGAAAAAGAAAGTAGACTCAAAGGCTGGGGAACTACCTGCAGATGCTCCGCAATCGAGTGACCCTTCAGTAACTTCACAACGCATTAcaacagaaaataaaataaataaggacGAGAGATCTACGTCGACGAGTAGGCAAAGTAAATCTCATAGACATGCAGACAAAAATATGACCGAACGGATTGCTGAGACTTCCGACACCCCAACTAAGGACTCGAAAGAATCAACCAAATCTCAGCATGTGAGGAGTGCAAGTCGTCATTCGACTTCCAAAAAAGACACTATAGAAAACCATAAACGATCTAGCGCGAATTCTGCTGATCGCCACCGCAACTCATTGCAACTAAAGTCTGGCGACAGAAACGGGGAAGTGCACCACTCAAAAGACAGAAAGTCAAGAAGAAACGAATACGTTATCAATTATGATGACAAGAACGGTACGGTATCATCTATAACTAAAGTACCAACTGGACCTGGATCGACTAGGAAGAAAAAAACTTCTCTAGAAAGAATTAAAGACACCCCTAAAGAGTATAGAACTCAAAGCAAACCCGAGAAAATTCACCTGC TGCAGTTCCCAGAACGAGAGATCCCAAGCGAACTGAGTTACGCGCATAAGAGATCGAGGACAAAAGTGCATATACAACGGACTTGCCAGCTATTGTGA
- the LOC134665124 gene encoding protein split ends-like isoform X2 yields MEVAGQWRREWAGAAEYGKVTEGGVTRQVARAMEVLHASAPGARMRVMRAAYHSTAGPGAATSYMVHSSRRVISSGTRLLSPSLTSRPFGDTPSLPSLPSLPLEISSTPLELVDTPETENYKVTEPDDTEISQPSKWKSSTGKSSIRMPSEESSSTDNASIIDLDPKPHHKSIFRKYSYDSENSDISTMKLSSRASPLLDAPVSLSTLKYKSLLNGSNDWTNRRKSYSFEETDPLNETISHCNDTLAMESSTDSGICKSTEIVNDYADYEKKDRKYYPPEDSFKDWLNKNRQTSFNKTNQYISNNRGYNVLIEEPSESSITLQSAGKVSITVPITLESEEEYQHRKAQGIEEAERRRKKVEFCKTELHFAAESGKVNIIATDEKPPPTNDFRRRKSAFVPMKKPERPTTLLLEKKTTDDTMIDLLQHNTSEVVENDENTAATKSILKNKIPKPKPYLLGENMALGLADDVPSGNKSSICSDNSDVPTAVSLINRQLQERRCSNETTSSMASETDISSPLKTFTSRPINAGLIKSVSSKSQNSSQQFSSTTEVTDTFNSVKEKLKALQMSPTPARSKTRQLRQSDLTYFGIQNDKKNTEDDKPKFIRDRIKMQNEAIDNIFQSVRLIQQVSNSVSNSVCHSEAESEDAVEYQNIPLKTNFAPIPTPRSRTKYTDRDSEKVTVLKPIVEQDSVVIKQNVQDTTRRSRSRRYEEASSPAIRSISEPPKANRLSSLEKSHRRTHNVKQNVTARIHKYETKEEKTNYSEKHPSDTAQLYLSEEEEDDDAVPTYVNINKELCNNATPITGEDKIRKPEIDRKLRQSHKTDTGHREIVQKADKHRVERRLRTRHEKAGSDIKPIENHKDQYELDRKSRATTEKTTSNHKESIRNQSNSREKIHKADKCNDSLNKRTNSSRKKKVDSKAGELPADAPQSSDPSVTSQRITTENKINKDERSTSTSRQSKSHRHADKNMTERIAETSDTPTKDSKESTKSQHVRSASRHSTSKKDTIENHKRSSANSADRHRNSLQLKSGDRNGEVHHSKDRKSRRNEYVINYDDKNGTVSSITKVPTGPGSTRKKKTSLERIKDTPKEYRTQSKPEKIHLLPRTRDPKRTELRA; encoded by the exons GTGACAGAAGGCGGCGTGACGCGGCAGGTGGCGCGCGCGATGGAAGTGCTGCACGCGAGCGCTCCGGGCGCGCGCATGCGCGTCATGCGGGCCGCGTACCACTCCACCGCGGGGCCGGGCGCGGCCACGTCATACATGGTGCACTCTTCCCGCAGA GTAATATCTTCCGGCACCAGACTACTATCTCCTTCGTTAACCAGCAGACCGTTTGGAGATACGCCTTCCCTACCATCACTGCCGTCGCTACCGCTGGAAATATCATCAACCCCCTTGGAGTTGGTAGATACTCCAGAAACAGAGAACTACAAAGTGACAGAACCAGACGACACAGAAATTTCCCAACCTTCAAAATGGAAAAGTTCCACAGGCAAAAGCTCAATAAGAATGCCCAGCGAAGAATCTTCGTCCACAGATAACGCCAGCATCATCGATCTCGACCCTAAACCCCATCACAAAAGTATATTCAGAAAGTATTCGTATGATTCAGAAAATAGTGACATCTCGACAATGAAACTAAGCAGTCGAGCCTCCCCACTATTGGATGCTCCGGTATCACTGAGCACTCTTAAATACAAATCACTGCTGAATGGGAGTAACGATTGGACTAATAGACGCAAAAGTTACAGCTTTGAAGAAACAGATCCGCTAAATGAAACCATCTCACACTGTAACGACACACTGGCAATGGAGTCCTCCACGGACAGTGGCATCTGTAAGTCAACTGAAATAGTAAATGATTACGCAGATTATGAGAAAAAGGACAGGAAATATTATCCTCCTGAAGATTCATTCAAAGATTGGCTTAACAAAAACCGGCAAACCTCATTCAACAAAACCAATCAATACATATCTAATAATAGAGGGTACAATGTATTGATAGAAGAACCAAGTGAAAGTAGTATTACACTGCAGTCAGCAGGTAAAGTATCAATTACAGTGCCCATCACACTTGAATCTGAAGAAGAATATCAACACAGGAAAGCCCAGGGTATTGAAGAAGCCGAGAGAAGGCGCAAGAAAGTCGAATTTTGTAAAACTGAGTTACACTTTGCAGCTGAATCTGGGAAAGTTAATATTATAGCCACCGATGAAAAACCGCCACCTACAAATGATTTTAGAAGGAGGAAAAGTGCTTTCGTACCAATGAAGAAACCCGAGAGACCGACTACTCTGTTGCTCGAAAAGAAAACAACTGATGATACGATGATTGATTTGTTACAACACAACACTAGTGAGGTAGTTGAAAACGATGAGAATACAGCAGCTACAAAAAGTATTCTCAAAAACAAAATTCCTAAGCCCAAACCATATCTTCTAGGGGAGAACATGGCTCTTGGGCTCGCTGACGACGTTCCGAGTGGTAACAAGTCCAGTATATGTAGCGACAATTCAGATGTTCCGACAGCTGTTTCATTAATCAATAGGCAGTTGCAAGAAAGAAGGTGCAGCAATGAAACAACCTCCAGCATGGCTAGTGAAACTGACATAAGCAGTCCTCTAAAAACTTTCACTTCGAGGCCAATTAATGCAG GTCTTATCAAGAGTGTAAGCTCAAAAAGTCAAAATTCTAGCCAACAATTTTCGTCAACCACTGAAGTTACTGACACCTTCAATTCAGTTAAAGAAAAGTTGAAGGCGTTGCAAATGTCTCCGACACCAGCAAGATCGAAAACACGCCAACTTCGGCAATCTGATCTAACTTACTTTGGTATTCAGAATGATAAAAAGAATACAGAAGACGACAAGCCTAAGTTCATCAGAGACAGAATAAAAATGCAAAATGAAGCAATTGATAACATTTTCCAATCTGTTCGGCTTATTCAGCAAGTATCTAACAGTGTGTCCAACAGTGTGTGTCACAGTGAAGCTGAATCAGAAGACGCTGTGGAATATCAAAATATTCCTCTTAAAACAAACTTTGCTCCTATACCGACGCCACGATCGCGTACAAAATATACCGACAGAGATTCTGAAAAAGTAACAGTACTAAAGCCCATTGTAGAGCAGGATTCCGTAGTGATAAAACAGAATGTACAAGATACAACCAGACGTTCTAGGTCGAGAAGATATGAAGAGGCTTCTTCACCGGCAATTCGAAGTATTTCGGAGCCCCCTAAGGCTAATCGATTAAGCTCTTTGGAAAAATCACATCGACGAACCCACAACGTCAAACAAAATGTAACTGCAAG gaTACACAAATATGAAACAAAGGAAGAGAAAACGAATTATAGTGAAAAGCATCCTTCAGATACCGCCCAATTGTATTTAAGCGAGGAGGAGGAGGACGACGACGCGGTGCCTACGTATGTCAACATAAACAAAGAACTATGTAATAATGCAACACCAATAACTGGTGAAGATAAAATACGTAAACCAGAAATTGATCGAAAATTGCGCCAGTCACATAAAACTGACACTGGTCACAGAGAAATCGTTCAGAAAGCAGATAAGCATAGAGTAGAACGAAGATTGCGTACAAGACATGAGAAAGCTGGTAGTGATATTAAGCCCATAGAAAACCATAAAGATCAATATGAATTAGATCGGAAGTCACGTGCAACAACTGAAAAAACAACTAGTAACCATAAAGAAAGTATCCGAAATCAATCTAACTCTCGAGAAAAAATCCATAAAGCAGACAAATGTAATGATAGCTTGAATAAAAGAACAAACTCCTCGAGGAAAAAGAAAGTAGACTCAAAGGCTGGGGAACTACCTGCAGATGCTCCGCAATCGAGTGACCCTTCAGTAACTTCACAACGCATTAcaacagaaaataaaataaataaggacGAGAGATCTACGTCGACGAGTAGGCAAAGTAAATCTCATAGACATGCAGACAAAAATATGACCGAACGGATTGCTGAGACTTCCGACACCCCAACTAAGGACTCGAAAGAATCAACCAAATCTCAGCATGTGAGGAGTGCAAGTCGTCATTCGACTTCCAAAAAAGACACTATAGAAAACCATAAACGATCTAGCGCGAATTCTGCTGATCGCCACCGCAACTCATTGCAACTAAAGTCTGGCGACAGAAACGGGGAAGTGCACCACTCAAAAGACAGAAAGTCAAGAAGAAACGAATACGTTATCAATTATGATGACAAGAACGGTACGGTATCATCTATAACTAAAGTACCAACTGGACCTGGATCGACTAGGAAGAAAAAAACTTCTCTAGAAAGAATTAAAGACACCCCTAAAGAGTATAGAACTCAAAGCAAACCCGAGAAAATTCACCTGC TTCCCAGAACGAGAGATCCCAAGCGAACTGAGTTACGCGCATAA